The Streptomyces camelliae genome window below encodes:
- a CDS encoding type B 50S ribosomal protein L31: protein MQQDKHPDYHPVVFRDRAAGYAFLTRSTAQSEQTIEWDDGESYPVIDVEISSESHPFYTGKARTVDTEGRVARFERRYGGGAEPGEVG, encoded by the coding sequence ATGCAGCAGGACAAGCACCCCGACTACCACCCCGTGGTCTTCCGTGACCGCGCCGCCGGGTACGCCTTCCTCACCCGGTCGACCGCGCAGAGCGAACAGACCATCGAGTGGGACGACGGCGAGAGCTACCCGGTGATCGACGTGGAGATCTCCTCGGAGAGCCACCCCTTCTACACGGGCAAGGCCCGGACGGTCGACACCGAGGGCCGCGTCGCCCGCTTCGAGCGCCGGTACGGCGGCGGGGCCGAGCCGGGCGAGGTCGGCTGA
- a CDS encoding DUF5709 domain-containing protein codes for MDSADSWGDDVYQPDSSEIREDSGLLDVEDTLESDGVDDPLDRGWSPPERPWAVEHTGVTAAERQAGETLDQRLAEEQPDLVVPDGDDIGDRDIDGELLDNEVGNLRSGRLVAPDEGAHEDDEAALVATDVGIDGAAASAEEAAMHIVDEDSLSG; via the coding sequence CCGATTCCTCGGAGATCCGGGAGGACTCGGGACTCCTCGACGTCGAGGACACACTGGAGTCCGACGGCGTCGACGACCCGCTCGACCGCGGCTGGTCCCCTCCTGAACGACCGTGGGCGGTGGAACACACCGGTGTCACGGCGGCCGAGCGCCAGGCGGGCGAGACCCTGGACCAGCGGCTGGCCGAGGAACAGCCCGACCTCGTCGTACCCGACGGCGACGACATCGGTGACCGCGACATCGACGGGGAACTCCTGGACAACGAGGTCGGCAACCTCCGCTCCGGCCGCCTGGTCGCCCCCGACGAGGGGGCGCACGAGGACGACGAGGCCGCCCTGGTCGCCACCGATGTCGGCATCGACGGCGCCGCCGCCTCCGCCGAGGAAGCCGCGATGCACATCGTCGACGAGGACTCCTTGTCCGGCTGA